One Bradyrhizobium sp. CCGB12 genomic window carries:
- a CDS encoding acyl-CoA synthetase, translating to MSERQNQYNIGLDKTPANYVPLSPLSFLARSAAVYPDHVSTVYEGRSFTWAQTHERCRRFASYLVGKGIGIGDTVAAMLPNIPAMNEAHFAVPMTGAVLNALNIRLDAPSIAFQLDHGGAKLILVDPEFSGVITDALAQMSGPKPFVIDVDDAAFKGGKRIGEIEYEAALALGDPSFTAVLPTDEWDAIALSYTSGTTGNPKGVVTHHRGAYLNAVSNILAGNLGQHPVYLWTLPMFHCNGWCFPWTIAAAAGINVCLRKVEPSRIFELISQHGVTHMCGAPIVYNTLINAPDAPKGNAARRVVGLIAGAAPPVAVLEGAENIGIKLTHVYGLTEVYGPASVCAEQPGWDDLPAAERARMKRRQGVPYPLEEGVTVINPQTMQEVPRDGETIGEVMFRGNIVMKGYLKNEKATTEAFEGGWFHTGDLGVLDEHGYVIIKDRSKDIIISGGENISSVEVEDILYKHPAVLFAAVVAKPDPKWGEVPCAFVELKDGASASEAEIIAFCRSQMSGFKTPKAIVFGPIPKTSTGKIQKFLLRNEVGSVKAISA from the coding sequence ATGAGTGAGCGGCAGAACCAGTACAATATCGGCCTCGACAAGACCCCTGCCAACTATGTGCCCCTGAGCCCGCTGAGCTTCCTCGCACGCAGTGCCGCCGTCTATCCCGATCACGTCAGCACCGTCTATGAGGGCCGCAGCTTCACCTGGGCGCAGACTCACGAGCGTTGCCGCCGCTTTGCCTCTTATCTGGTGGGCAAGGGCATCGGCATTGGCGACACCGTGGCGGCGATGCTGCCGAACATCCCCGCGATGAACGAGGCGCACTTCGCCGTCCCCATGACGGGTGCCGTGCTCAACGCCCTCAACATCCGCCTCGATGCGCCCTCGATCGCCTTTCAGCTCGACCATGGCGGGGCCAAGCTCATCCTGGTCGATCCGGAGTTCTCCGGCGTCATCACCGACGCGCTGGCGCAGATGAGCGGACCGAAGCCGTTCGTGATCGACGTCGACGATGCCGCCTTCAAGGGCGGCAAACGCATCGGCGAGATTGAATATGAGGCGGCGCTCGCGTTGGGAGATCCGAGCTTCACCGCGGTCCTGCCGACCGACGAGTGGGACGCGATCGCGCTGAGCTACACCTCGGGCACCACGGGAAATCCCAAGGGCGTCGTCACCCATCATCGCGGCGCCTATCTCAACGCCGTCAGCAACATTCTCGCCGGCAATCTCGGCCAGCATCCGGTCTATCTCTGGACCCTGCCGATGTTTCACTGCAACGGCTGGTGCTTCCCCTGGACCATTGCGGCGGCCGCCGGCATCAATGTCTGCCTGCGCAAGGTCGAGCCGAGCAGGATCTTCGAGCTGATCAGCCAGCACGGCGTCACCCACATGTGCGGCGCGCCGATCGTCTACAACACGCTGATCAACGCGCCCGATGCGCCCAAAGGCAACGCCGCCCGCCGCGTCGTCGGCCTGATCGCAGGCGCCGCGCCGCCGGTTGCGGTGCTCGAAGGCGCCGAAAACATCGGCATCAAGCTGACGCACGTCTACGGGCTGACCGAGGTCTACGGCCCCGCTTCCGTCTGCGCCGAGCAGCCTGGCTGGGATGACCTGCCCGCCGCTGAACGCGCGCGCATGAAGCGCCGGCAGGGCGTACCCTACCCGCTCGAGGAAGGCGTCACCGTCATCAATCCGCAGACCATGCAGGAGGTGCCGCGCGACGGCGAGACCATCGGCGAGGTCATGTTCCGCGGCAACATCGTGATGAAGGGCTATCTCAAGAACGAGAAAGCGACCACGGAAGCCTTCGAGGGCGGCTGGTTTCACACCGGCGACCTCGGCGTGCTCGACGAGCACGGCTACGTCATCATCAAGGACCGCTCCAAGGACATCATCATCTCCGGCGGCGAGAACATCTCCTCCGTCGAGGTCGAGGACATTCTCTACAAGCACCCGGCCGTGCTGTTCGCCGCCGTCGTTGCAAAACCCGATCCGAAATGGGGCGAGGTGCCCTGCGCCTTCGTCGAACTGAAGGATGGCGCCAGCGCAAGCGAAGCCGAGATCATCGCGTTCTGCCGCTCGCAGATGAGCGGCTTTAAGACACCGAAGGCGATCGTGTTCGGGCCGATCCCGAAAACCTCGACCGGCAAGATCCAGAAATTCCTGCTGCGCAACGAGGTGGGCTCGGTGAAGGCGATCTCGGCGTAG